A genomic segment from Thermostichus lividus PCC 6715 encodes:
- a CDS encoding Rrf2 family transcriptional regulator, with protein sequence MTDSQDLSNGSTQGVGLNPADLLMLPDAQRTILTMMMRRQSALTLTEIAEQLNVPSEEIAPVMAELLQLGYVTTENDTYQVKLGRRTPRIQSKRQSPRVAAVWDKLG encoded by the coding sequence ATGACCGACAGTCAAGACCTCAGCAATGGTTCCACGCAGGGAGTGGGGTTAAACCCCGCTGATTTGCTGATGCTGCCCGATGCCCAGCGTACGATTTTAACCATGATGATGCGGCGCCAAAGCGCACTAACCCTAACAGAGATTGCTGAGCAGCTTAACGTGCCCTCTGAAGAGATTGCCCCCGTCATGGCGGAGTTGTTGCAGTTGGGCTATGTCACTACCGAGAATGACACCTACCAAGTAAAGTTAGGTCGGCGGACTCCGCGTATTCAATCCAAGCGGCAGTCACCTCGGGTGGCGGCAGTGTGGGATAAGTTGGGCTAG
- a CDS encoding MinD/ParA family ATP-binding protein has product MGNIISVHSFRGGTGKSNTTANIGCSLAILGYRVGIVDTDIQSPGIHVLFGLESEDTEHALNDYLWGRCDITDVARDVSHLLTSHNQPDKGSIFLIPSSLKTSEITRVLREGYDVGLLNDGFQQLLQGLDLDFLMIDTHPGLNEETLLSITVSDALVLILRPDRQDFQGTAVTVDVARQLDVPKMVLVANKVPAVFNKDSLKQQIESTYSVPVAGVLPVCEEMFQLGSSDIFCLRYPDHPYSLVIRSIVQHLLD; this is encoded by the coding sequence ATGGGTAATATCATTTCAGTGCATTCATTTCGCGGTGGTACCGGCAAATCGAACACCACGGCGAACATCGGCTGTTCCCTAGCCATCTTGGGCTATCGCGTTGGAATTGTAGATACAGATATTCAGTCTCCCGGCATTCACGTTCTCTTTGGCTTGGAATCAGAAGATACTGAGCACGCCCTCAACGATTACCTTTGGGGGCGTTGCGACATCACGGATGTTGCCCGGGATGTCAGTCATCTGCTCACCTCCCACAACCAGCCCGATAAAGGCTCCATCTTCTTGATTCCCTCCAGCCTGAAAACAAGCGAAATTACGCGGGTGCTACGGGAAGGCTACGATGTAGGGTTACTCAATGATGGGTTCCAGCAGTTACTGCAAGGACTAGACCTAGACTTTCTCATGATTGACACTCACCCAGGCCTGAATGAAGAAACCCTGCTGTCCATTACGGTATCCGATGCACTGGTGCTCATTTTGCGCCCCGATCGCCAAGATTTTCAGGGCACAGCCGTAACCGTGGATGTTGCGCGGCAATTAGATGTGCCTAAAATGGTATTAGTGGCCAACAAAGTCCCTGCTGTCTTCAACAAAGACTCCCTGAAGCAACAAATTGAGAGCACTTACTCTGTGCCAGTGGCAGGGGTGCTCCCCGTCTGTGAAGAGATGTTTCAATTGGGCAGTAGCGACATCTTTTGTTTGCGTTACCCTGATCATCCCTATAGCTTGGTCATCAGGAGTATTGTGCAGCACTTGTTAGATTAG
- the pirA gene encoding arginine synthesis PII-interacting regulator PirA — protein MQLTYRGVNYQVSDHRATVVESGATGRYRGAQWVGYKAASVVPQPNHTLCWRGVVYQTNGEPVAAAAAMEAPILPARQRARDPIAETHRHAILKSLEHRLNVARTQGNQDLINLLEDEWQQFA, from the coding sequence ATGCAACTAACATATCGTGGTGTTAACTATCAAGTGAGTGATCATCGGGCTACTGTCGTTGAATCCGGAGCAACAGGCCGCTATCGTGGAGCGCAATGGGTCGGCTACAAAGCTGCGAGTGTAGTGCCCCAGCCCAATCACACCCTTTGCTGGCGTGGCGTGGTGTACCAAACGAATGGTGAACCAGTGGCCGCTGCCGCAGCGATGGAGGCTCCCATCCTGCCCGCTCGTCAGCGCGCTCGCGATCCCATTGCTGAAACTCACCGCCATGCAATTCTCAAGAGCTTAGAACACCGCCTGAATGTCGCCCGGACTCAGGGAAATCAAGACCTGATCAACCTGCTAGAAGACGAGTGGCAGCAGTTTGCCTAG
- a CDS encoding ATP-dependent helicase gives MNTVESLVDDWSGQLRPGQREIAQWRGGLLAVSAVPGAGKSHGMAVGAAIAIARQRLNQQQQLVVVTYSRSAAASIKVRIRHYLNQMGLPRTGFSVQTLHSLALKIAMGAPNWRGSAENLLSEYEQQRLCRRCVDQWARSHPDQMQHLIQGMDTQPPIHSEQLTRRHALISSILTSFTKTVVTSARSAFLTPAELRQLSHHPAIAADPYPFLEIAADLLELYQHQLYEREQIDYDEMILAAVQCLDANASYRQEWQQRVYAVFEDEAQDSTPLQSRLLRLLATDVMDDRIVNVVRVGDPNQAINSTFTAADPLFFNAFCDECAQQNAFYTMTQAGRCTPLVIKAANYLVEWANHTYAQTEPPFRPQDIQPVPPGDPQPDANPPAWGQGVELVYPKTIFETAHELAVRIARVFEAHPKATVAILVRQNKQGHFLADLLRSPADFGLNHNLPSLGITIFDVAGVERRSHVPEELFHILQFLYCPYSPDRVKNALTVLVERGVVPPQNLDRLAAQPEVFLYPGPLDPPATAEAVQAQHFCHGLLQARLQLSLFPLIAYCAQRLGYDAAELATTDRLIYYLSQSQEPQLWERLAPIWQGIVAENTFEPVDMEDLHSRYVRPAQVTILTMHKAKGLDWDAVFVPFLQAKNLPGDLWVPANARFLGEVDFIAVTRAQIRAHSHGQPIPNYQEAWRNAAAAKTAEEYRLLYVAITRAKRLLWLAAAQQAPFWPSFDWHHHYELQPQAPCPFLPALQQQLAKWLSPIRGDR, from the coding sequence GTGAATACCGTAGAGTCTCTCGTTGATGATTGGTCTGGGCAGTTGCGTCCCGGGCAGCGAGAGATTGCCCAATGGCGAGGCGGGTTGCTGGCAGTTTCGGCGGTGCCGGGGGCAGGTAAGTCCCATGGGATGGCGGTTGGAGCGGCGATCGCCATTGCACGACAGCGGTTAAACCAGCAGCAACAGTTGGTTGTGGTGACCTACAGCCGTTCGGCAGCGGCCAGCATTAAGGTGCGAATTCGCCACTATTTGAACCAGATGGGCTTACCCCGCACTGGCTTTAGTGTGCAAACCCTGCACAGCCTAGCCTTAAAGATTGCTATGGGTGCACCAAACTGGCGCGGAAGTGCCGAGAACTTGCTTTCTGAGTATGAACAGCAGCGCTTGTGTCGTCGTTGCGTGGATCAATGGGCGCGATCGCATCCTGACCAGATGCAGCACCTCATTCAGGGGATGGATACACAGCCGCCTATCCACAGCGAGCAACTGACCCGCCGCCATGCGTTGATCAGCAGTATCCTGACAAGTTTTACTAAAACCGTGGTCACTAGTGCCCGCAGTGCCTTTCTTACGCCAGCAGAGCTACGCCAGTTGAGCCACCATCCGGCTATTGCAGCTGACCCTTACCCCTTTTTAGAGATTGCCGCAGACCTTTTAGAGCTATACCAGCACCAACTCTACGAACGGGAGCAAATTGACTACGATGAAATGATCTTAGCGGCGGTTCAATGCCTAGACGCAAATGCCAGCTACCGGCAGGAGTGGCAGCAGCGAGTCTATGCCGTCTTTGAGGACGAAGCCCAAGACTCGACACCGTTGCAGTCCCGCTTGCTGCGGTTATTGGCGACTGATGTTATGGATGACCGTATCGTTAATGTTGTGCGGGTGGGCGACCCCAACCAAGCCATTAACTCCACCTTTACGGCTGCGGATCCGCTCTTTTTTAACGCGTTCTGCGATGAGTGTGCGCAGCAGAACGCATTTTATACGATGACTCAGGCGGGGCGCTGTACCCCTTTGGTGATCAAAGCAGCCAATTACCTAGTGGAATGGGCTAACCACACCTATGCACAGACGGAGCCGCCGTTCCGGCCTCAAGATATTCAACCGGTGCCCCCTGGGGATCCACAGCCTGATGCCAACCCGCCCGCATGGGGGCAGGGGGTAGAACTTGTTTACCCCAAAACAATCTTTGAGACGGCGCACGAATTGGCGGTGCGAATTGCTAGGGTCTTTGAGGCACACCCCAAGGCCACGGTGGCGATTTTAGTCCGCCAAAACAAGCAAGGGCACTTTTTAGCAGACCTGTTGCGATCGCCCGCTGACTTTGGCCTGAACCACAATCTGCCCTCTCTTGGCATTACTATCTTCGATGTTGCTGGTGTTGAGCGGCGCTCCCATGTCCCCGAAGAACTATTTCACATTCTCCAGTTTCTCTACTGTCCCTATTCTCCCGATAGGGTTAAAAATGCCCTGACCGTTCTGGTGGAGCGGGGGGTGGTGCCACCCCAAAACCTAGATCGCTTAGCAGCCCAGCCGGAAGTGTTCCTGTACCCGGGGCCTTTAGATCCACCGGCAACCGCAGAGGCGGTGCAGGCACAACATTTTTGCCATGGTTTGTTACAGGCTCGCTTACAGCTATCGCTTTTTCCGTTGATTGCCTACTGTGCCCAGCGCCTTGGGTATGATGCTGCGGAGTTGGCAACCACCGATCGCCTCATTTACTACCTCAGTCAATCGCAGGAACCACAGCTTTGGGAGCGGTTGGCACCCATTTGGCAGGGAATTGTTGCGGAGAACACCTTTGAACCGGTAGATATGGAAGACCTCCACAGTCGCTACGTTCGCCCCGCTCAAGTGACTATTTTGACGATGCACAAAGCCAAAGGCCTAGATTGGGATGCGGTGTTTGTACCCTTTTTGCAAGCAAAGAATCTGCCCGGAGACCTATGGGTTCCGGCTAACGCTCGCTTTCTTGGGGAGGTGGACTTTATTGCTGTGACCCGCGCCCAAATTCGTGCCCATTCCCATGGTCAACCGATTCCCAATTATCAAGAGGCATGGCGAAACGCAGCGGCGGCAAAGACCGCTGAAGAATATCGCCTGCTGTATGTTGCCATCACCCGCGCGAAGCGGCTGCTTTGGCTTGCGGCAGCTCAGCAAGCGCCGTTTTGGCCTAGCTTTGACTGGCATCACCACTACGAACTACAACCTCAAGCTCCCTGTCCTTTTTTACCCGCTTTACAACAGCAGTTGGCTAAATGGTTATCTCCTATTCGCGGCGATCGCTAA
- a CDS encoding glycosyltransferase family 2 protein: MTLAGLSSFSIVMPAFNVIEQRGEVVFRETLESIAASCYYLQRTYPQPLSGELIIVSDGSTDATCAVATAAWPQVVPLQLIGLPTNRGIAAARNIGVRFAKGEVIFFCDADDLYRPEHLFLALSILNQPLPEPYSSSAAPTYFGAVRTGIYCRDRLHPYWHKTLEQTLVLNLAVRREVHEFIGGFPEDDVFRQFRFGAEDAAYAHWLRQFCYTAHLEQQTVEYRRFANSFFDRQLAKFQAAPGTVTLPVDVVEQQHQQQIAEIMTTRFGNYRNS; this comes from the coding sequence ATGACTCTTGCTGGCCTCAGTTCCTTCTCCATTGTTATGCCTGCCTTTAATGTTATTGAGCAGCGAGGAGAGGTCGTCTTTCGGGAAACCCTTGAGAGTATTGCTGCTAGTTGTTACTACCTGCAACGCACCTATCCCCAGCCGCTGTCTGGTGAGCTGATTATTGTCAGTGACGGTTCTACCGATGCCACCTGTGCGGTGGCTACTGCTGCATGGCCGCAGGTTGTGCCGCTACAACTGATAGGGCTACCTACAAATAGGGGGATTGCTGCTGCGCGTAATATTGGGGTTCGTTTTGCCAAAGGGGAGGTCATTTTCTTTTGCGATGCCGATGATCTCTACCGGCCAGAGCACCTATTCTTGGCGTTGTCCATCCTCAACCAGCCGCTGCCAGAACCCTACAGTTCCTCAGCAGCCCCCACCTACTTTGGCGCAGTGCGGACGGGAATTTACTGTCGCGATCGCCTCCATCCCTACTGGCACAAGACACTAGAGCAAACCCTTGTCCTCAACTTAGCTGTCCGTCGCGAAGTTCATGAGTTTATTGGTGGCTTTCCTGAAGATGACGTATTCCGCCAATTTCGCTTTGGGGCAGAGGATGCCGCCTATGCCCATTGGCTGCGCCAGTTTTGCTATACCGCCCACCTTGAACAACAAACCGTCGAGTATCGCCGCTTTGCCAATAGCTTTTTTGATCGCCAATTGGCCAAATTTCAGGCTGCGCCAGGAACGGTAACCCTCCCTGTTGACGTTGTTGAGCAGCAGCATCAGCAACAGATTGCAGAGATTATGACAACACGGTTCGGCAACTACAGGAACAGCTAA
- a CDS encoding MlaD family protein: protein MMQSRRVQESLVGLLILAGLGILGVSLLWLRGNIAGANSYTLEVDLESAPGLAVGTQVRFRGVQVGRVTRIGFTPNGVTIGVRVNNVLIPRGAVPEIRQSGFIGQAYLDFTPTAEAPEIPEGMTAFAPTCQPELIYCNGDRIAGVRGTSLDDLVRAATNFTTALEQSGIINNANTLILGTTRTVSRADQSLAKIDSAVESFNALSSEARAELRNFSNASQAVTRAANQINELVEVNRNTINSALRNIDGAAKDLRTTLNALSPFINRLEQGELLTNLETLVKNGAEAAANLNRVSGTLSSPVIMLSIAQTLDAARATFVNAQKLTNDLLKITGDQSFQSDLRRLIQVLNRLLSSSQDLEQQLLALHATTLEQTLPSPEPPAPSSAVVATPPKNEEEAITSDP from the coding sequence ATGATGCAGTCACGGCGTGTGCAAGAGAGTTTAGTCGGGCTACTCATTCTTGCGGGATTGGGGATTTTGGGGGTCTCGCTTCTGTGGCTGCGGGGAAATATCGCTGGTGCCAATAGTTATACCCTAGAAGTGGACTTGGAGTCGGCACCTGGGTTGGCAGTAGGCACGCAAGTTAGGTTTCGCGGTGTTCAGGTGGGGCGAGTGACGAGGATTGGCTTTACCCCTAACGGTGTCACAATTGGGGTACGGGTCAACAATGTCTTAATTCCACGGGGAGCGGTACCGGAAATTCGCCAATCCGGCTTCATTGGCCAAGCCTATCTGGACTTTACGCCAACGGCAGAGGCACCAGAGATTCCTGAAGGGATGACCGCATTTGCACCCACGTGTCAGCCAGAGTTAATTTACTGCAATGGCGATCGCATTGCGGGGGTGCGCGGTACTAGCCTTGACGATCTGGTGCGGGCAGCCACGAACTTTACTACTGCCCTTGAGCAGTCCGGCATCATTAATAACGCCAATACCCTCATTTTGGGCACCACACGGACGGTGAGCCGTGCCGATCAATCCTTAGCCAAAATTGACTCCGCCGTCGAGAGCTTTAATGCCCTCAGTAGCGAAGCGCGCGCTGAACTGCGGAACTTTAGCAATGCCTCCCAAGCAGTAACCCGCGCCGCCAATCAAATCAATGAACTGGTTGAAGTGAACCGCAATACCATCAACTCAGCTCTGCGCAATATTGATGGTGCTGCAAAAGACCTAAGAACAACCCTGAATGCCTTGTCTCCGTTTATCAATCGCTTGGAGCAGGGAGAGCTACTCACCAATCTGGAAACCTTGGTCAAAAATGGTGCTGAAGCGGCTGCCAACCTCAACCGAGTATCGGGAACCTTGAGTAGCCCAGTAATTATGCTCTCGATTGCCCAAACGTTAGACGCAGCACGCGCCACCTTTGTGAATGCCCAAAAACTCACCAATGACTTACTAAAAATCACTGGTGATCAGTCGTTTCAATCTGACTTACGCCGCCTCATTCAGGTCTTAAATCGGTTACTCTCCTCCAGTCAAGACCTCGAGCAGCAACTCTTGGCGCTCCACGCCACCACGTTGGAGCAAACCCTGCCCAGTCCAGAACCCCCGGCTCCCAGTTCAGCCGTTGTAGCCACGCCGCCAAAAAACGAAGAGGAGGCCATCACAAGCGATCCTTGA
- the ccsB gene encoding c-type cytochrome biogenesis protein CcsB translates to MDLLTLESWLDNTAFAVLFITMLLYWLGAAFPRWSGLPAAGRTGMAIANLCIAGLLAARWIEGGYFPISNLYESLFFLCWGLTAMHLVAESMSGQRLVGVVTAPVAMGITAFAALSLPPEMQQSAPLVPALKSNWLMMHVSVMMLSYATLMVGSLLAIAFLVVTWGQPVSLKGSSVGTGSFRHLPLEPTQSLGSSSGSGTTVLTPPTTQLSLQRLTLAETLDNLSYRMIGLGFPLLTIGIISGAVWANEAWGAPWSWDPKETWALIVWLVFAAYLHARITRDWQGRKPAILATVGFGVVWVCYLGVNLLGKGLHSYGWFF, encoded by the coding sequence ATGGATTTATTGACGCTTGAAAGCTGGCTAGATAACACCGCCTTTGCAGTGCTGTTTATAACCATGTTGCTGTACTGGCTGGGGGCAGCGTTTCCCCGCTGGTCAGGCTTGCCAGCGGCAGGTCGAACGGGCATGGCGATCGCCAACCTCTGTATAGCTGGGCTACTGGCAGCCCGCTGGATTGAGGGGGGCTATTTCCCCATCAGTAACCTGTACGAGTCCCTCTTTTTTCTGTGCTGGGGGCTAACCGCGATGCACCTAGTCGCCGAATCGATGAGTGGTCAACGCTTGGTGGGGGTCGTGACTGCGCCGGTGGCCATGGGAATTACGGCCTTTGCGGCTCTCTCGCTGCCGCCAGAAATGCAACAGTCGGCTCCCCTTGTGCCCGCACTCAAGTCGAATTGGCTGATGATGCATGTCAGTGTAATGATGCTCAGCTATGCCACGCTGATGGTGGGGTCGCTGCTGGCGATCGCCTTTCTAGTCGTCACATGGGGGCAACCCGTCAGCCTCAAGGGGAGTTCTGTGGGCACAGGTAGTTTTCGCCACCTGCCGCTTGAGCCAACACAGTCCCTAGGCTCTAGTTCGGGCAGTGGCACAACGGTACTCACCCCCCCCACAACCCAACTGAGTTTGCAGCGCCTCACCCTAGCCGAAACCCTAGATAACCTGAGCTACCGCATGATTGGTTTGGGGTTTCCGCTGTTGACCATTGGCATCATCTCCGGTGCGGTCTGGGCAAACGAGGCGTGGGGGGCACCGTGGAGTTGGGATCCCAAAGAAACTTGGGCCTTAATTGTCTGGTTGGTGTTTGCCGCCTATCTCCATGCGCGCATTACCCGCGATTGGCAGGGGCGCAAGCCAGCGATTTTAGCTACGGTGGGCTTTGGCGTGGTCTGGGTTTGTTATTTGGGGGTGAATCTTCTGGGAAAAGGCTTACACTCCTACGGTTGGTTCTTCTAG
- the tilS gene encoding tRNA lysidine(34) synthetase TilS, which produces MWSLYHARLHRRLKEEQWLPQHARILIAVSGGQDSVCLAKLLRDLQPHWHWHLAIVHCNHRWRPDSTANAHFVKGLAQQWQLPYKLVTALEPPATEAAARTWRYQAFREVACALDCSHVVTGHTQSDRAETVLLNLLRGASVTGIGTLQPVRPLGEVQLVRPLLDLSRTDTAAVCQQQRLPIWQDTTNLDCRYRRNRLRQDVIPYLREHFNAKVETALAQTAELLAADRAYFAAEVARVAPEVIRTAPPALDRDRLRQLPLALQRRLIHHFLQAHLPGTPTFTVVEAVRHLLNAGNGSQTSTLRGGYCLRVHGQWLQLTAMPPQPQSAPADSAL; this is translated from the coding sequence GTGTGGAGCCTCTACCATGCCCGTTTGCACCGCCGCCTAAAAGAGGAGCAGTGGCTACCGCAGCACGCAAGGATTCTCATCGCCGTATCCGGGGGGCAGGATTCTGTCTGTTTGGCAAAGCTGCTGCGTGACTTGCAGCCCCATTGGCACTGGCACCTCGCGATCGTCCACTGCAATCACAGATGGCGGCCAGATAGTACGGCCAATGCTCATTTTGTTAAAGGGTTAGCGCAACAGTGGCAACTGCCCTATAAACTTGTGACGGCTCTGGAGCCACCGGCAACGGAAGCAGCAGCGCGCACGTGGCGGTATCAGGCCTTTAGGGAGGTTGCTTGCGCCTTAGACTGTAGCCATGTGGTGACCGGTCACACCCAGAGCGATCGCGCCGAAACCGTCCTATTAAATCTGTTGCGGGGAGCCAGTGTGACGGGCATCGGAACCCTCCAGCCTGTTCGCCCCTTAGGGGAGGTACAGCTCGTGCGCCCTCTCCTCGACCTGAGCCGCACCGACACTGCCGCGGTTTGCCAGCAACAGCGGTTACCCATCTGGCAGGATACAACGAACTTGGACTGTCGCTACCGGCGCAATCGCCTGCGGCAGGACGTGATCCCCTACCTACGAGAGCACTTTAATGCCAAGGTTGAAACTGCCCTTGCCCAAACCGCAGAGCTGCTGGCAGCCGATCGAGCCTATTTTGCCGCTGAAGTGGCTCGTGTTGCTCCAGAGGTCATCCGTACGGCACCACCGGCCTTGGATCGCGATCGCCTCCGCCAACTGCCGTTAGCCTTGCAACGCCGTTTAATCCATCACTTTTTACAAGCGCACTTACCGGGCACCCCCACGTTCACGGTGGTAGAGGCAGTGCGCCACCTCCTGAATGCGGGGAACGGCTCGCAAACCAGCACCCTGCGGGGGGGGTACTGCCTGCGGGTGCACGGACAATGGCTCCAGCTTACTGCAATGCCACCACAGCCACAATCTGCTCCTGCGGATTCAGCGTTGTAA
- a CDS encoding DNA gyrase/topoisomerase IV subunit A: MAKQLDLLAHGQVIPTALHSEMQRSYLEYAMSVIVGRALPDVRDGLKPVHRRILYAMYELGLTPDRPFRKCARVVGDVLGKYHPHGDQAVYDALVRLVQPFSSRYPLLAGHGNFGSIDNDPPAAMRYTETRLAAIAHETLLAGISDAIVDFVPNFDSSQQEPLVLPAQLPVLLLNGATGIAVGMATNIPPHNLGEVVDALIALINQPEIELSELLRHLPGPDFPTGGIIVDGAELERAYGTGRGTITLRGVVSLEEAQRGRHRRHVIVVRELPYQVNKAAWIEKMAELVNQGRLEGIADLRDESDRDGMRVVIELKRDTDPDQVLEQLYRLTALQVTYGINLMALVGNQPRQLSLKAMLCEFLSFREATLLRQYRHDLESAQARLHIVTGLLVGLNAVDQVIAILRSAVDGTTAQRDLIAQLGLSDRQASALIAMPLRRLTQQERSQLEAEQATLRERIQTLEMLISQRPERLKALKKDLRQLKKQFGDPRRTQILREAPPSSSALNALPLANEPLCLEITARGYGRCFPQRSRPQLEGERWLPWSDPLPLTLSVQRSDRLWVFTAGGKVYPLEVERFPLTNRRDRGQPILTLLPDAAQSETLLTVLPRGEDVTTLIVLTRHGRIKAMPVAELDDLSSRGLQLTKLKAGDSLSWVLPLTPATGHLVLATSRGRVFHFLAASIPALGRLNQGQPALRLSIQETLVGAIAMGELDHLFLVSAAGLAKQVPLPLIEPVPLGHLGQLTMPLRQKQDRLAGIGCCGMMMAVVTSQERAWITTGEGVPVLDKEGVGVPLTTLNPQEQIVAVVALQ; this comes from the coding sequence ATGGCGAAACAACTGGATTTACTGGCTCACGGACAGGTGATTCCCACAGCGCTCCATAGCGAAATGCAGCGCTCCTATTTGGAGTACGCCATGAGTGTGATCGTGGGGCGGGCATTACCGGATGTGCGGGATGGCCTCAAGCCAGTGCACCGCCGCATTCTCTATGCAATGTACGAATTGGGGTTGACGCCGGATCGTCCCTTTCGCAAGTGTGCGCGGGTGGTTGGGGATGTGTTGGGGAAATACCACCCCCACGGGGATCAGGCAGTGTATGACGCCCTTGTGCGCCTCGTGCAGCCCTTTAGTAGCCGCTACCCCCTCTTGGCGGGTCATGGGAATTTTGGCTCGATCGATAATGATCCGCCAGCAGCGATGCGCTATACGGAGACCCGTTTGGCGGCGATCGCCCACGAAACGCTCTTAGCGGGTATTAGCGATGCCATTGTGGATTTTGTCCCTAACTTTGATAGCTCGCAACAGGAACCCCTGGTGTTGCCGGCTCAGTTACCCGTTCTCCTGCTCAATGGGGCAACGGGGATTGCTGTGGGCATGGCGACGAATATCCCTCCCCATAATCTCGGTGAAGTGGTGGATGCGCTCATTGCCCTGATCAACCAGCCGGAGATTGAGTTATCAGAGTTGTTGAGGCATCTACCGGGGCCAGATTTTCCCACGGGGGGCATTATTGTGGATGGTGCTGAACTGGAGCGCGCCTATGGCACCGGTCGAGGGACGATTACGCTGCGAGGGGTGGTGAGTCTTGAGGAAGCTCAACGCGGACGACACCGCCGCCACGTCATTGTTGTGCGGGAGTTACCCTATCAGGTGAATAAGGCGGCTTGGATCGAAAAAATGGCGGAACTGGTGAATCAGGGTCGCCTAGAGGGGATTGCGGATTTGCGGGACGAAAGCGATCGCGACGGCATGCGGGTGGTCATTGAACTCAAGCGGGATACAGACCCAGACCAGGTGTTAGAGCAGCTCTATCGCCTGACGGCGTTGCAAGTCACCTATGGCATTAACCTAATGGCCTTGGTGGGCAATCAACCGCGCCAGCTCTCCCTCAAGGCGATGTTATGTGAGTTTCTGTCGTTTCGCGAGGCCACGCTGCTGCGACAATACCGCCATGACCTCGAGAGTGCCCAAGCACGCTTACACATTGTGACCGGTCTGCTGGTGGGGTTAAATGCAGTGGATCAGGTGATTGCTATTTTGCGATCGGCGGTGGATGGCACGACCGCGCAGCGAGACCTCATCGCGCAACTGGGACTGAGCGATCGCCAAGCCAGTGCGCTGATTGCCATGCCCCTACGGCGGCTCACCCAGCAGGAGCGCAGCCAACTGGAGGCGGAACAGGCGACCCTTAGGGAGCGCATCCAAACCCTAGAAATGCTAATTAGTCAGCGTCCTGAGCGCCTTAAAGCATTGAAAAAAGACTTGCGACAGCTCAAAAAGCAGTTTGGGGATCCGCGCCGCACCCAAATTCTGCGGGAGGCTCCCCCCTCCTCTAGTGCCTTGAATGCGCTACCCTTGGCAAACGAACCGCTGTGTCTGGAAATTACTGCGCGCGGCTATGGTCGCTGCTTTCCCCAGCGCAGTCGTCCGCAGTTAGAGGGCGAGAGGTGGCTCCCTTGGTCGGATCCCCTGCCGCTGACGTTGTCGGTACAGCGAAGCGATCGCCTGTGGGTCTTTACGGCGGGGGGCAAAGTCTATCCGTTGGAGGTAGAGCGCTTCCCCCTGACCAACCGCCGCGATCGCGGCCAACCCATTTTGACGCTTTTGCCAGACGCCGCCCAATCGGAAACTCTATTAACGGTGCTCCCTAGGGGCGAGGACGTGACTACCCTGATTGTGCTGACTCGTCACGGGCGCATCAAGGCGATGCCAGTAGCGGAACTTGACGATCTCAGTAGCCGCGGGTTGCAACTGACGAAGTTAAAAGCAGGCGATAGCCTTAGCTGGGTCTTGCCCCTTACGCCTGCCACAGGGCATTTAGTGCTGGCCACGTCTCGGGGACGGGTCTTTCATTTTTTGGCAGCCTCCATTCCTGCCCTTGGCCGACTCAACCAAGGCCAACCTGCCCTGCGCCTGAGTATTCAAGAAACCCTTGTGGGGGCGATCGCCATGGGGGAATTGGATCATCTCTTCTTGGTCAGTGCGGCTGGCTTGGCCAAACAGGTGCCGCTGCCGTTGATTGAGCCAGTCCCCCTAGGGCATTTAGGGCAGTTGACCATGCCACTGCGGCAGAAACAGGATCGACTCGCGGGCATTGGCTGCTGCGGAATGATGATGGCGGTAGTAACTAGCCAAGAACGCGCTTGGATCACGACGGGGGAGGGCGTGCCAGTGCTCGACAAAGAAGGCGTGGGGGTTCCCCTTACAACGCTGAATCCGCAGGAGCAGATTGTGGCTGTGGTGGCATTGCAGTAA
- a CDS encoding efflux RND transporter periplasmic adaptor subunit, with the protein MTPQTNLLTLTSNQPLEVYIQVPIEQIPRIRLGTPVELIDMAGNVVGTSSVFFIAPNTTNNTQTILVKSLYENTQNNLRADQQIQARIIFGQQPGILVPTTAVSNLAGQTFVFVAEKDNEGKMIAKQKPIQVGSIQGNSYQVFKGLQPGEQIVVSGIQRLRDGVPITPES; encoded by the coding sequence GTGACCCCTCAAACCAATTTGCTGACCCTTACCTCCAACCAGCCCCTTGAAGTCTATATTCAGGTACCAATTGAGCAAATTCCCCGAATTCGTTTAGGTACTCCTGTTGAACTCATTGATATGGCTGGAAATGTGGTTGGCACCAGTTCCGTATTTTTCATCGCCCCCAACACCACCAACAATACCCAAACTATTTTAGTTAAATCCCTTTACGAAAACACCCAGAACAACCTCCGCGCCGACCAACAAATTCAAGCGCGGATTATTTTTGGTCAGCAGCCCGGAATTTTGGTTCCCACCACTGCTGTATCCAATCTTGCCGGTCAAACCTTCGTGTTTGTGGCCGAAAAAGATAACGAGGGTAAAATGATTGCCAAGCAAAAACCCATTCAAGTTGGCTCTATTCAAGGCAATAGCTACCAAGTGTTTAAAGGTCTTCAGCCCGGCGAGCAAATCGTTGTTTCCGGCATTCAACGCTTGCGCGATGGTGTCCCCATTACCCCTGAGTCCTAA